The following are encoded in a window of Geotrypetes seraphini chromosome 5, aGeoSer1.1, whole genome shotgun sequence genomic DNA:
- the MAP3K19 gene encoding mitogen-activated protein kinase kinase kinase 19 isoform X2, with product MQTAWQGDLQRLQELVSTEKCLNINFQNQHGLTALMLAVRDLDLFEHFLDMSAKYKPTDVIEELLKHHADPMFCDFRGRSTLYYASCLKSSKKQQLIDILVKSLPQSGLKAADVTHNKRTPEHPLPPVKFHPGRAVRLTPLEDKDIKKFDSNLSSIMHSIHFPIKPIARSSVLPQLPNYNNNEVCKKSFETSSPDISESSIPSTILPFLNMSDYDSRFEELKQQYKIEGMLSCSEDELETCMEHSDTEEHQLSITFDNCDNVNNSSDYLDSSRIKGTTDEDEARSILNADSLKHSCEPNLAVPYAITIEAGKVKSSEKIPSWVAMCEKTTELIDSIAENQVTQLNGAEARKAEASETNDAILQSCSVVETYPNLPVHFSPEKQLAHGACSAELPTTNDQTSVSEVSAMECNQQVQIVHITISEYEPQRNSHIQCTKQGIKRKGIIKGIPYSVNHSFNIYAQKENAKNKRNKKHRNKSALAKTKMNWRTPEDYMVSEEICVEHNITPQINKINLKEIIIPSVTLNHTGIPSKVQKKRPQMTSNHVVKSAQKSKKQSIPCMCKSLTNANKSVPRPQSTSDFMDLKYSDMFMEIQSHEQGPGIYEMFSTPMYSNVREPLKEDSEYCRDAFSAPPRRCLPNKCSRSATTIENRFRNTQSKAHSKSKKSSHGIKEKNKGSIPKEKPPPLIDRDNELDNVIISGLNWQIKVSRSDSVPPDEEVQHLHLSENSQSICKREINLNSNLSVIKEATLEGPSHNSYTELNSAVDCDTSLNLPEVVHQKTASFSTSGNDLMDISPESYKKAIVQEEANKSLTELKFSHSFDKPIQCHGILKHEDQIALSYRESKGTNLALQHQNEIISCVCESNSVHLLTLDETNEETLESFASVSKTYQQILDCESNDELTDELLCCLAAKLLSLDEDDAKCSKTPTENNSIENLNVFLTEERNKMHGDDRNEIQSKSNPSNVSSTEDNSLSLSENMVFSEFCSINEDPIMWTKGEILGKGAYGTVYCGLTSQGKLIAAKQVNLDTSDQASTEKEYKKLQEEVDLLKTLKHVNIVGYLGTCLQDNIVSIFMEFVPGGSIASIIKRFGPLPEIVFSKYTKQILQGIAYLHANRVIHRDIKGNNVMLMPTGVIKLIDFGCAKRLACVSMSGTHSEMLKSMHGTPYWMAPEVITESGYGRKSDIWSTGCTVFEMATGKPPLAHMDRIAAMFYIGAQRGFMPSLPDHFSRKAREFVNVCLTRDQCERPSASQLLHHLFIKRKQ from the exons caccctttgCCACCAGTGAAATTTCATCCTGGAAGAGCTGTGCGACTTACTCCATTAGAAGATAAAGACATTAAAAAATTTGACAGCAACCTTTCAAGTATTATGCATTCTATACATTTTCCTATAAAACCTATTGCTAGGTCTTCTGTACTTCCTCAGCTaccaaattataataataatgaaGTATGCAAAAAGTCTTTTGAAACTAGTTCCCCTGATATTTCTGAGAGTAGTATACCCTCTACTATCCTTCCTTTCTTAAATATGAGCGACTATGATAGCCGCTTTGAAGAACTGAAACAACAGTACAAAATCGAGGGGATGTTAAGTTGTAGTGAAGATGAGTTAGAAACTTGCATGGAGCATTCTGACACTGAAGAACACCAACTGTCGATTACATTTGACAACTGTGATAATGTAAACAACAGCTCTGATTACCTGGACTCGAGTAGGATAAAAGGGACCACGGATGAAGATGAAGCAAGATCTATATTAAATGCAGACAGTTTAAAACACAGTTGTGAACCAAATTTAGCAGTTCCCTATGCCATTACGATAGAAGCAGGAAAGGTCAAGTCTTCTGAGAAGATACCAAGTTGGGTTGCTATGTGTGAAAAAACCACTGAACTGATAGATTCTATAGCTGAAAACCAAGTAACACAATTAAACGGAGCTGAAGCACGCAAAGCTGAAGCCTCAGAAACAAATGATGCTATTTTACAAAGTTGCTCAGTAGTAGAAACATATCCCAACCTACCAGTTCACTTTTCTCCAGAAAAACAATTGGCACATGGTGCGTGTTCTGCGGAGCTGCCTACAACAAATGACCAAACCTCAGTTTCAGAAGTAAGTGCAATGGAGTGTAATCAGCAAGTGCAAATAGTTCACATTACAATATCAGAGTACGAACCACAGAGGAACTCACATATTCAGTGTACCAAACAAGGGATTAAAAGAAAAGGCATAATTAAAGGCATTCCTTATAGCGTCAATCACAGTTTCAATATATATGCTCAAAAAGAAAATGCCAAAAATAAGAGAAATAAAAAACACAGAAATAAATCGGCTCTAGCAAAGACTAAGATGAATTGGCGGACACCTGAAGATTATATGGTCTCTGAAGAGATTTGTGTAGAACATAATATAACCcctcaaataaataaaattaatctaAAGGAAATTATCATTCCTTCTGTGACCCTCAATCATACAGGGATACCATCAAAAGTTCAAAAGAAAAGGCCTCAGATGACATCAAACCACGTGGTTAAAAGTGCCCAGAAATCTAAAAAGCAAAGTATTCCTTGCATGTGCAAAAGCTTAACAAACGCTAATAAATCTGTGCCTCGACCACAGTCTACTTCTGATTTCATGGATCTGAAATACAGTGACATGTTCATGGAAATACAATCACATGAGCAGGGCCCAGGAATTTATGAAATGTTTAGCACCCCAATGTATTCCAATGTTCGTGAACCTTTGAAGGAAGACAGTGAATACTGCAGGGATGCTTTTTCTGCCCCGCCTAGGAGATGTCTTCCAAACAAATGCTCCAGAAGTGCTACCACAATTGAGAACAGATTTAGGAATACTCAGAGTAAAGCACATTCTAAAAGCAAAAAGAGCTCTCATGGgataaaagaaaagaataaaggaTCAATTCCAAAAGAAAAACCTCCACCGTTGATAGATAGGGACAATGAGCTAGATAATGTAATAATCTCAGGTCTAAATTGGCAAATAAAGGTTTCAAGAAGTGATTCAGTTCCCCCTGATGAAGAAGTCCAACATCTTCATTTGTCAGAGAATTCACAGTCCATTTGCAAAAGGGAAATAAATCTTAATTCAAACTTGTCAGTCATTAAAGAAGCCACCTTGGAAGGACCTTCACACAACAGTTATACGGAACTCAACAGTGCAGTTGATTGTGACACATCTCTCAATTTACCAGAGGTGGTTCACCAGAAGACTGCAAGTTTCAGTACTTCTGGGAATGATTTAATGGATATAAGCCCGGAAAGTTACAAGAAAGCCATAGTCCAAGAAGAGGCTAATAAGAGTCTTACAGAACTGAAATTCAGCCACAGTTTTGATAAACCTATACAATGTCACGGTATCCTAAAACATGAGGATCAGATTGCACTCTCTTATAGGGAAAGCAAAGGAACTAACCTTGCTCTGCAGCATCAAAATGAAATTATTTCATGTGTGTGTGAAAGTAACTCTGTACATTTGTTAACTCTGGATGAAACAAATGAAGAGACTTTAGAATCTTTTGCTTCGGTTTCAAAGACCTATCAGCAAATTCTTGATTGTGAAAGTAATGATGAACTGACCGATGAACTGCTGTGCTGCCTGGCAGCAAAACTGTTATCACTTGACGAAGATGACGCCAAGTGTTCCAAAACACCAACTGAGAATAATAGTATAGAAAATCTAAATGTCTTCCTTACAGAAGAAAGAAATAAGATGCATGGAGATGACAGAAACGAAATTCag AGTAAAAGTAATCCTTCCAACGTATCCAGCACAGAAGACAATTCACTCAGTTTAAGTGAAAACATGGTATTTTCAGAATTCTGTTCAATTAATGAAGACCCTATCATGTGGACCAAGGGTGAAATCCTTGGAAAGGGAGCGTATGGTACT GTTTACTGTGGTCTGACCAGCCAGGGAAAATTAATAGCTGCAAAACAGGTCAATCTGGATACTTCTGATCAAGCCTCTACAGAAAAGGAATACAAGAAGCTTCAAGAAGAAGTAGACTTACTTAAAACACTGAAACATGTTAACATAGTTGGCTATTTAGGGACTTGTTTACAAGATAACATTGTCAGCATTTTTATGGAGTTTGTACCTGGAGGCTCGATTGCTAGTATTATAAAACGGTTTGGGCCACTACCAGAAATAGTGTTTTCTAAATATACTAAACAAATTCTACAAGGTATTGCCTATCTGCATGCAAACAGAGTCATACACAGAGATATCAAAGGAAATAACGTTATGCTTATGCCCACTGGTGTAATAAAACTGATCGACTTTGGGTGTGCAAAACGTTTAGCATGTGTAAGCATGAGCGGCACGCATAGTGAAATGCTGAAATCTATGCATGGGACTCCATACTGGATGGCACCAGAAGTGATAACTGAATCTGGATATGGAAGAAAATCGGACATCTGGAGTACAGGCTGCACTGTATTTGAAATGGCAACAGGAAAACCACCTTTAGCTCACATGGACCGGATAGCAGCAATGTTCTATATTGGAGCACAAAGAGGATTTATGCCTTCTTTACCTGACCATTTCTCCAGAAAAGCAAGGGAATTTGTGAATGTGTGTTTAACCAG GGATCAATGTGAGCGACCTTCAGCATCACAATTGTTGCACCATCTTTTTATTAAGCGGAAACAATGA